In Levilactobacillus brevis, a single genomic region encodes these proteins:
- a CDS encoding copper resistance protein: MLLVEPLLENYPQLPAAVEAGAKRVALADNLAVGGTTISKGVMGEAVRYAHEHQVTLDVVIAPRGGHSPYDDVEIKMMEADLLEAQQLGVDGAIFGALTLQHQLDQEALSPLIAAAGGMTLTFSTAFDQIRPQDRGAAVDWLANQGFDHILSTGLANEDRLEDWTMTKRLTDSVGLTLVPAGVATNEVKKFADQLGTNLFYGKKVLAL; this comes from the coding sequence TTGCTGTTAGTTGAACCGTTACTGGAAAATTACCCGCAACTCCCCGCCGCTGTGGAGGCTGGGGCCAAACGCGTCGCCCTCGCCGACAACCTCGCCGTTGGCGGTACCACCATTAGTAAGGGGGTCATGGGGGAAGCCGTGCGTTACGCCCACGAACATCAGGTCACTTTAGACGTTGTGATCGCCCCACGTGGCGGCCATAGTCCCTACGATGACGTTGAGATTAAGATGATGGAGGCCGACCTCTTAGAAGCCCAGCAACTGGGCGTGGACGGCGCTATCTTTGGTGCGCTCACGCTCCAACACCAACTCGATCAGGAGGCTCTGAGCCCCCTAATCGCGGCCGCTGGCGGGATGACGCTAACCTTCAGTACGGCCTTTGATCAGATTCGGCCCCAGGATCGCGGGGCAGCCGTTGACTGGTTAGCTAATCAGGGCTTTGACCATATCTTGAGTACGGGTTTGGCGAATGAAGACCGGTTAGAAGACTGGACTATGACCAAACGCCTGACGGATTCCGTCGGGTTGACGCTGGTGCCAGCTGGCGTAGCGACTAACGAGGTCAAGAAGTTCGCCGATCAGTTGGGGACCAACCTCTTTTATGGTAAGAAAGTCTTGGCCCTGTAA
- a CDS encoding glycosyltransferase codes for MNYFVGAYLNGKLTGIEKAQVNRMKLFTDAGWPATCLYTKYNPKIHENAVKFGLQGRCFTLYDYFQEATDDNIDVHRDWLDFWETVCGFRLEFVDIAPDVRLFDEQNRYVAYAHFANEDHQQLVYVNYFDQDHQKVKRDIYDSRGFLSQTKYLKEQQRVQAEVYFNRNGQVKMEKTYQEVKGQTVLKRVILKNFRQRDWFFDTEEQLQTFFFDTLYTVGDVYFCDKNGYIGQAMANIATDVTVCAVFHSTHARGQEDVLTAPLKSSYQVPLSQPEKFDRFIVSTHQQQVDLQARFDQLPPISVIPVGYTQSQKVNLRQKKPHRIIGVARFSPEKQVLHQVQVVARLVTEFPDVELHLFGFGNQDEEQKLRAYVAEHDLSEHVFFRGFVTDLSAEYTQASLQMMTSNEEGFSLATLEALSFGVPVISYDIRYGPSELVEDGVNGNLVTRDDQDLLFWKVRSYLRDPKLQKNYMKNSLRLTKRYTEAAVMAKWQALLTTIKRGQTVRD; via the coding sequence ATGAATTACTTTGTTGGGGCGTATCTAAACGGGAAATTGACGGGTATCGAAAAGGCTCAGGTAAATCGCATGAAGTTATTTACCGATGCCGGATGGCCAGCAACCTGTCTTTATACCAAGTACAATCCTAAAATTCATGAAAACGCAGTTAAGTTTGGCCTTCAGGGACGGTGCTTTACGCTCTACGATTATTTTCAGGAGGCTACCGATGATAATATTGACGTGCATCGAGACTGGTTGGATTTTTGGGAAACAGTCTGTGGCTTTCGCTTAGAATTTGTCGACATTGCCCCGGATGTCCGGTTGTTTGACGAGCAGAATCGTTACGTGGCGTACGCCCATTTTGCTAATGAAGACCATCAGCAATTGGTCTACGTGAATTACTTTGATCAAGACCATCAGAAGGTTAAGCGAGACATTTACGACTCTCGAGGGTTTCTGAGTCAGACAAAATATCTGAAAGAACAACAACGCGTTCAAGCTGAGGTTTATTTTAATCGTAACGGACAGGTTAAAATGGAAAAAACGTATCAGGAAGTTAAAGGGCAAACCGTGTTAAAGCGAGTCATCCTCAAAAATTTTCGCCAACGAGACTGGTTCTTTGACACCGAAGAACAACTCCAGACCTTTTTCTTCGATACGCTATATACAGTGGGGGACGTCTATTTCTGTGATAAGAATGGTTATATTGGTCAAGCTATGGCGAATATTGCCACTGATGTCACCGTGTGCGCGGTCTTTCACAGCACCCATGCGCGTGGGCAGGAGGATGTTCTGACGGCACCCTTGAAGAGTTCGTATCAAGTACCATTGTCACAGCCGGAAAAATTCGACCGGTTCATCGTCTCCACGCATCAACAGCAGGTAGATTTACAGGCGCGATTTGACCAATTACCGCCGATATCCGTCATTCCAGTTGGCTATACGCAGTCGCAGAAGGTAAACTTGCGTCAAAAAAAACCGCACCGAATTATTGGTGTGGCCAGATTTTCGCCAGAGAAACAAGTATTGCATCAAGTTCAAGTAGTTGCGCGGTTGGTGACCGAATTTCCAGATGTTGAGTTGCACCTATTTGGTTTTGGTAACCAAGATGAAGAGCAGAAACTTCGGGCTTACGTTGCTGAGCATGACCTGAGTGAACATGTCTTCTTTCGCGGGTTTGTTACTGATTTATCTGCTGAGTACACCCAGGCTAGTTTGCAAATGATGACGAGTAATGAGGAGGGCTTCTCGTTGGCCACGTTGGAGGCACTCAGCTTTGGCGTGCCGGTGATTAGCTATGACATCCGTTATGGTCCGAGTGAATTGGTGGAAGACGGTGTGAACGGCAATTTGGTAACACGCGACGATCAGGACTTGTTATTTTGGAAGGTTCGTTCGTACTTGCGAGATCCCAAACTACAGAAAAATTATATGAAGAATAGTTTGCGGTTGACTAAACGCTATACAGAGGCGGCGGTGATGGCCAAATGGCAAGCATTGCTGACAACGATTAAGCGAGGGCAAACGGTTCGCGATTGA